Proteins encoded together in one Altererythrobacter epoxidivorans window:
- a CDS encoding patatin-like protein — MRQKELRLALVCYGGVSLAVYMHGVTKEIWHLAKASRGFLAGSQPSSGVEQIYRNLLEHIETNHSLRLRVLPDILTGSSAGGINAVFLAQAIHSGNSLEPLTDLWLDNADVDRLLDPDARPMWRFAKFWAQPIAWWLFTRPGNAVSESVAPETRSEVRRKVSRFVRGRWFQPPFSGIGFSKLLYDALIAMRDGERGDPLLPPDHPIDLFVTATDFRGHLELLRLNSPPVVEESEHRMPIGFAARTPMSTGIDLADPLELTFAARATASFPGAFPPLQVGEIDRLAKQRERSWRGRSQFLQRIMPVHYRNEAVSGVSLIDGSVLVNKPFGEAIEALSGRPALREVDRRFVYIDPRPDRFGSQRDNEESRPVGFFNAIFASLSIIPREQPIRDNLDALEHQSREAARLRRTVNALRPEVERAVDKLFGRTLFFDRPTPRRLHGWRAKAQQAAALDAGYAFHSYAQTKFTAIVEHLSQLAYDAAPELGFPDARPIEDVLRAELERRGLVTLSAPSGGASDEAIAFFRAHDVGFRIRRLRLLVRRLARDWEADPEIPDADLDIAREAIYSILALYYEHEAAGSLGAEFRDLARNVMGDPASFLDHIEQQRGLADTDRIAEEMLAEALEIMPKNLRRRMLLTYLGFPYYDIATLPLLRNEGLTEYDPVKVDRISPDDAKSIREGGTRATLRGIEFYNFGAFFSRAYRENDYLWGRLHGAERMIDLVCSTVEESVDETAKRAFKRDLFLAILDEESDKKRVRQRFIDIIRSEVEGRLG; from the coding sequence CGTGGAGCAGATTTATCGCAACCTGCTCGAACATATCGAAACCAATCATAGCCTGCGTTTGAGGGTCCTGCCCGATATACTCACCGGTTCGAGTGCAGGCGGGATAAATGCAGTCTTCCTTGCCCAGGCGATCCATTCCGGAAACTCGCTGGAACCACTGACCGACCTGTGGCTCGACAACGCCGATGTCGACCGCCTCCTCGATCCCGATGCGCGGCCGATGTGGCGCTTTGCCAAGTTCTGGGCCCAGCCGATTGCCTGGTGGTTGTTTACCAGGCCCGGCAATGCGGTGAGCGAAAGTGTTGCGCCCGAAACAAGATCGGAAGTCAGGCGCAAGGTCTCCCGGTTTGTCAGGGGCCGGTGGTTCCAGCCCCCGTTTTCGGGAATAGGCTTTTCAAAGCTGCTCTATGATGCGCTGATAGCGATGCGCGACGGCGAGCGCGGCGATCCCTTGTTGCCCCCTGACCATCCGATCGACCTGTTCGTGACTGCAACAGACTTTCGCGGGCACCTTGAACTGCTCCGCCTGAATTCGCCGCCGGTGGTGGAGGAAAGCGAACACCGGATGCCGATCGGCTTCGCTGCCCGAACGCCCATGTCAACCGGAATAGACCTAGCCGATCCGCTTGAACTGACTTTTGCGGCACGTGCGACGGCGAGTTTTCCCGGCGCATTCCCCCCGCTTCAGGTCGGTGAGATCGACCGCCTGGCCAAACAGCGGGAACGAAGCTGGAGGGGGCGCTCGCAATTCCTGCAGCGTATCATGCCGGTGCACTACCGCAATGAGGCCGTGTCCGGCGTCTCGCTGATCGATGGGTCCGTGCTCGTGAACAAGCCTTTCGGTGAAGCGATAGAGGCGCTCAGCGGACGCCCTGCCCTGCGCGAGGTCGATCGCCGCTTTGTCTATATCGATCCGCGCCCCGACCGTTTCGGTTCGCAGCGGGACAACGAAGAATCTCGCCCGGTCGGCTTCTTCAACGCGATCTTCGCATCGCTTTCGATCATCCCCCGCGAACAGCCGATCAGGGACAATCTCGACGCGCTGGAGCATCAATCGCGAGAGGCCGCGAGGCTTCGGCGGACAGTCAATGCCTTGCGACCGGAAGTGGAACGTGCGGTCGACAAGCTTTTCGGTCGCACGCTCTTCTTCGATCGGCCGACACCGCGCAGGTTGCACGGCTGGCGGGCAAAAGCGCAGCAGGCGGCGGCGCTGGACGCGGGATATGCGTTTCACTCCTACGCCCAGACCAAGTTCACCGCGATTGTCGAACACTTGTCCCAGCTTGCTTACGATGCTGCTCCAGAGCTCGGCTTTCCAGATGCGCGACCAATCGAAGACGTGCTGAGGGCGGAACTGGAACGCCGGGGACTTGTGACCCTGTCTGCTCCGTCAGGAGGGGCCAGCGACGAGGCAATCGCTTTCTTCCGCGCGCATGACGTCGGTTTCCGCATTCGCAGGCTACGCTTGCTCGTTCGCAGGCTGGCCCGTGACTGGGAAGCAGACCCGGAGATACCCGACGCCGATCTCGATATTGCAAGAGAAGCGATCTATTCGATCCTCGCTCTCTATTACGAGCACGAGGCCGCCGGCAGCCTCGGTGCCGAGTTCCGCGATCTTGCACGGAACGTGATGGGCGATCCTGCCAGCTTCCTCGATCATATCGAGCAGCAACGCGGCCTTGCCGACACCGATCGCATCGCTGAAGAGATGCTTGCCGAAGCGCTCGAGATAATGCCGAAAAACCTGCGCCGCCGCATGCTGCTGACCTATCTCGGCTTCCCGTATTACGACATTGCGACCTTGCCGCTGCTGCGAAACGAGGGCCTGACGGAATATGATCCGGTCAAGGTCGACCGAATTTCTCCGGACGATGCCAAATCGATCCGCGAGGGCGGAACACGCGCGACCTTGCGAGGGATCGAATTCTACAATTTCGGGGCCTTCTTCAGCCGCGCCTATCGCGAAAACGATTACTTGTGGGGCCGCCTGCACGGGGCCGAACGCATGATCGACCTGGTCTGTTCGACTGTCGAGGAAAGCGTCGATGAAACCGCCAAGCGGGCATTTAAGCGCGACCTGTTCCTCGCCATCCTGGACGAGGAATCGGACAAGAAGCGTGTGCGGCAACGCTTCATCGACATAATCCGGAGCGAGGTCGAAGGGCGGCTTGGTTGA